A stretch of DNA from Desulfosarcina ovata subsp. ovata:
CTGGGCATATTTTGTGGCGCGTTCATAGGCAAAGGTGTCTGTTAAAATCGGCCACAAATTACCTTCAGCGTCCTCCAGAAACGTCTGACCCGGGTTGATCTCCAATGCTGAGGAGCCTTGATTGTCAATGACCACTTGCACAGGCAGCATGCCGGCGCCGCGGATGTCGAATCCAAACGCGTCCTGAGCTTCCGATCGCTCCACATAGGCTCTCCCGCCGATTTGGGCGCCATCAACCAGCACCGTATTTGCATAGGCGCTTGGGGACTTGAGTGTTCAACTGAAAAGGAATGATCATGTGTTTCATGGACCTGATAGTATCAAATGATACTATCAGGTCCATCCAAATATGACGCTAAGTGCTCATGAAACGAATTTTATTTCATTAACCCTTTGGACGCCGGGGCTGCTGGCGCTCATCACCTTGGGGTGAATTTGCGCCGGTCTGGCCCTTTTTCTGCGGTGCGGTCTGCATCTTCTGCATGGTGCGGTCATCCAGGTTTCCGGTTTCGGGCAGGCCGTGGTCGCGCTGGAAACGCTTGACCGCCTTTTTGGTCTTCTGTCCCATTTTTCCATCCGCCGGTCCAGGCTGATAGCCCAGCGCCTTCAGCCGTTTTTGTGCCTTGTAGGCGTTCGGGCTGGATTTGGCCGCACCGCCGGTCGCCGATGCAGCTTGGTGGCCTTGCTGCTCCATTGTGGATGACATGCCTTTTTTCTGTGATGCGGTCTGCATCTTCTGCATGGTGCGATCATCGATGGTTCCGGTTTTGGGCAATCCGTGGTCACCCTGGAACTGTTTGACCGCATTCCGGGTTTTTTGTCCCATCATTCCATCCGCAGGCCCGGGTTGATAGCCCAGGGCCTTCAGTTGGCTCTGCGCCTGATGGGTCTGCTGATTGTATTTTCCGGCAAATGCCGGTGATACGGTCAGGCAAACCATGATGAACAGTCCGGTCACGACAATATGCCACTTTTTCATTGGTTTCCTCCTGCTTATAGACGGGTTAGGGTGTAAGATGGTTATATGTGCAATAAATCGCTTTATCAAGGATCGGTGGTATGGAAAAATGTAACAAATGGTAACGCGAACCGGCGGTAGGGAACGCCGTCGGTTTCTGACCCGTTGGTGCGAGCGTTACACGGGCCGGACAGGGCAATCGCATTGAACTCAGGTTTATCGAAATCGAAATCGGGATCGAAATCGACGATGTATATCGGAATCACGGGTTGACAAAAGGACGATAGACGGTTTCCGGTATTCCAGGTTCCCATGGCGCCGATGACCATTGACCGCGAGTCGCCAAACATCCAGTCTGCATGTCTATTTCCCATTTCTTTTCGATTTCGATAGCGATTCCGATTTCGATCATGGTAACGATCCGTATGCGATCGCCTTGTAAGGCACATCACATACCAAGATTACTTACGATCGCCCCGGGTCAACCCGCGGCAGGTGCTTGCAATTATCGATTGGCTGATTGTATAGAACCCCTCGTTTGTCCACGCATGCATGATTGGAGGTGACCCATAGAAACCCTGCTGATTCCCCTGGTCGGCCTCGTCGCTTTTTTCCTCAAAGGAGTGACCGGTACCGGCACCACGACGGTGATCGTGGCGCTGGGTTCGCTGATCATCGAACCCAAACTGACTGTTGTGCTCGCGTCATTCATCAACATTTTCGGAGGGTTGAGTATGGTGCGGGTCGATCCGGTCCCCCTGGCCGGCCGGTACTGGATGCCCATATCGCTGTTAATGGTGGTCGGCTCGATCCTGGGCGCCGTGACCCTCAAATATGTGCCCAATCAACAGTTCCAGCTGGTGCTGGGTGCCGCGTTTCTGCTGACGGCGTTGTGGTTCCTGTTTCGGGCGCCACCATCGCGTAACGATTCGGGGCCGCCGGCCAGCGCACGTCCCATGGATCTGGGCATCGGTACCCTGGCCGGGTTCTGCGGTGGTTTCATCGGCATCAATGCGCCGCCGCTGGTGCTCCATTTCAGCCGTTACCTGGACAAACGCACCATGCGAAGACTGCTGGTGCTGATTTTTATACCCGCCGCGATTGCCCAGACGGCGACATTTGTGGTTAACGGGCTTTTTGAAAAACGCATGCTGGTTTGGGGCCTGCTGGTGATTCCCACGATGATCCTGGGCGTCTATCTGGGGAATCACACCTTCCACCGCATATCGGAAAGCTGGTTTCGCCGGGCGCTGGGTCTTTTCCTGGTGTTTGTTTCTGTTCGCCTGATCCTGAAAGGGGTTGTCTGAGCATACCCTTCGCCGGCAAAATAGCTAAAAATCCGGAAAGGTAAGGAGAAGATATGCTGTTAACGATCGATGTGAGCAATTCCACCATCAAGGCCGGTGTGTTCGATGGCGACCAGCTGGTCGCGTTCTGGCAGATTGCCACCGAACGCCGCAAGGCCGTCGATGATTATGCCATGCTGTTCTTGAACCTGTTCCGTTCCTCGAATATCAAGCCGAAGGCGATAACCGGGGTGTCCATCTCTTGCGTTGTGCCCCAGCTGCGATCGGTGTTTCGCCAGTTATGCATCCGTTACCTGAAGGTTACGCCATTTCTGGTCGGACCGGATGCAAAAATAGCTATCCGTGTGGATCTGGATTACCCATCGGAGGTGGGCGGGGATCGCATCACCAATGCGTCGGCCACCTATGCGTTATATGGCGGCCCGGCGATCGCCATCGCCTTTGGCACAGCCACCGTGTTCGATTGCATTTCCGAAGACGGAACCTATCTGGGCGGGGCCATCGCCCCGGGGATGATCGGTGCGCTGGAGTCGCTCACCGAGCGGGCCGCCCAACTCTTCAAGGTGGAGCTGATCAGACCGCCCCTGGCCATCGCTAAAAACTCGATGCATGCCATCCAGTCGGGCATGATATTCGGGTATACCGGACTGGTGGAACGTCTGGTCCAGCGGCTGAAAGCAGAACTCGCCACCTCGTCGTCGAAACCGGTTCAGGTGGTGGCCACGGGCGGCCTGGCCGACGTGATCGCTCCGGAAACCGATGAAATCACGGTCGTCGACCATCAACTGACTTTGAAGGGGCTGAGGCTGGTTTACGACCTGAATAAAGATTGACGGATTCGTGAGAAGCCCGATATCGGCGCCCTGAAATCTACTAATCAATATCGAAGTCGGTGCGATATAAAAGACGTGCAGTAAACTGTGGGAGCCATGATGCGAATTTTGATTGTTGACAATGATGCATGCAGTATGGCGACGACCATCTCCTGCCTGCAACCTTTCGGGGATTGTGAGGAGGCGAGTGACCGGGATACCGCCCTGGCCCGTTTCAAGGACGCCATTGACGGGGGGACCCCTTATCAGCTGGTGCTTGTGGACATCAACGCCACGGATGCCGACGGGGAACCGATTGTTGTGGCATTCAGGGACATTGAAACGCAATCCCATCTGGCGGAGGCCCAGCAGGCTTATATCCTGGTAACGGCCGCTTCGTGCGGGCGCCAGATGATTACCGATTGCCTGTTGGGTGGGGGGGATGATTTTTTTACCAAACCACTGGATAAAACCAAGCTCGTCGGTAAGTTGCATGCGCGGGGCCTTTTGGCCGGAGGGGCTTCGGCATCGTCCGGGCC
This window harbors:
- a CDS encoding peptidoglycan-binding protein, with translation MKKWHIVVTGLFIMVCLTVSPAFAGKYNQQTHQAQSQLKALGYQPGPADGMMGQKTRNAVKQFQGDHGLPKTGTIDDRTMQKMQTASQKKGMSSTMEQQGHQAASATGGAAKSSPNAYKAQKRLKALGYQPGPADGKMGQKTKKAVKRFQRDHGLPETGNLDDRTMQKMQTAPQKKGQTGANSPQGDERQQPRRPKG
- a CDS encoding sulfite exporter TauE/SafE family protein: MVGLVAFFLKGVTGTGTTTVIVALGSLIIEPKLTVVLASFINIFGGLSMVRVDPVPLAGRYWMPISLLMVVGSILGAVTLKYVPNQQFQLVLGAAFLLTALWFLFRAPPSRNDSGPPASARPMDLGIGTLAGFCGGFIGINAPPLVLHFSRYLDKRTMRRLLVLIFIPAAIAQTATFVVNGLFEKRMLVWGLLVIPTMILGVYLGNHTFHRISESWFRRALGLFLVFVSVRLILKGVV
- a CDS encoding type III pantothenate kinase; translated protein: MLLTIDVSNSTIKAGVFDGDQLVAFWQIATERRKAVDDYAMLFLNLFRSSNIKPKAITGVSISCVVPQLRSVFRQLCIRYLKVTPFLVGPDAKIAIRVDLDYPSEVGGDRITNASATYALYGGPAIAIAFGTATVFDCISEDGTYLGGAIAPGMIGALESLTERAAQLFKVELIRPPLAIAKNSMHAIQSGMIFGYTGLVERLVQRLKAELATSSSKPVQVVATGGLADVIAPETDEITVVDHQLTLKGLRLVYDLNKD